One window of the Pelobates fuscus isolate aPelFus1 chromosome 12, aPelFus1.pri, whole genome shotgun sequence genome contains the following:
- the EIF4G2 gene encoding eukaryotic translation initiation factor 4 gamma 2, with translation MQRSLGGADSAGCAPVSHSNPASRKRCEYLGKTPGPGVQRWIPSRSTRRDGNSTNNSANNSAIPSASEKERHDAIFRKVRGILNKLAPEKFDKLCLELLNAGVDSKLILKGVILLIVDKALEEPKYSSLYAQLCLRLAEDAPNFDGPSEGPPGQKQNSVSTFRRLLISKLQDEFENRSRNVDVYDKRDGPLLPEEEEQRAIAKLKMLGNIKFIGELGKLDLIHESILHKCIKTLLEKKKRVQLKDMGEDLECLCQIMRTVGPRLDHEKAKSLMDQYFARMCALKSSKDLPARIRFLLQDTVELRENRWVPRKAFNDNGPKTINQIRQDAVKDLGVFIPAPMSQGMRSDFFLEGPFMPPRMKLDRDPLGGLADMFRQMPGSGIGTGPGVIQDRFSPTMGRHRSNQLFNGHGGHIIPPVQSQFEIGGKPFMKSQGQSQLYQSQGILSQQGQSKDMPPRFIKKGQLNADEISLRPAQSFLMNKNQVPKLQPPMTMIPPRTQTPPMGQTPQLGLKTNPPPIQEKPPKSVKKPPPSKEELIKLTEAFVTEYLNNGNAAEAINSVKEMRAPKHFISEMISKIVLQSLDRSDDDKERASSLIGILRQEGFATSDNFMQAFLNVLDQCPKLEVDIPLVKSYLAQFAARAIIADLVSISELAQPLENGTHFPLFLLCLQQLAKLKDREWLTEIFQQSKVNMQKMLPEIDQNKDRMLEILEGKGLSFLFPLMKLEKELLKQIEMDPSPQAIYKWIKDNISPKLHVDKGFVNILMTSFLQYISNEVCPSEDPDLSAPSKEQLEQEKQLLLSFKPVMQKFLHDHVDLQVSGLYALQVHCYSKSFPKGMLLRFFVHFYDMEIIEEEAFLAWKEDITQEFPGKGKALFQVNQWLTWLETAEEEESEEEAD, from the exons TGAGTACCTGGGGAAAACCCCGGGGCCTGGCGTTCAAAGATGGATTCCTTCACGAAGCACTAGACGAGATGGTAACTCCACAAACAACTCCGCTAACAACTCTGCGATCCCCTCCGCAAGCGAGAAAGAACGACACGATGCAATCTTTAGGAAAGTGAGAGG CATCTTAAACAAGCTTGCTCCTGAAAAGTTTGACAAGCTATGCCTTGAGCTCCTCAATGCGGGTGTAGATTCCAAACTCATCCTCAAAGGAGTCATACTGCTT ATTGTAGACAAAGCCCTTGAAGAGCCAAAGTACAGCTCACTCTACGCTCAGCTATGTCTGCGATTAGCAGAAGATGCACCAAACTTTGACGGCCCATCAGAGGGTCCACCAGGACAGAAGCAAAACTCAGTAAGC ACGTTTAGACGCCTCCTAATTTCTAAGCTTCAAGATGAATTTGAGAATAGATCCAGAAATGTTGATG TTTACGACAAGCGGGACGGTCCCCTCCTTcctgaggaagaggaacagagagCCATCGCCAAGCTCAAGATGCTGGGAAACATCAAATTTATTGGAGAGCTTGGCAAGCTTGATCTTATTCATGAATCTATCCTTCATAAGTGCATCAAAACA cttTTGGAAAAGAAGAAGAGAGTTCAACTTAAAGACATGGGGGAAGATTTGGAGTGTCTCTGTCAGATAATGAGGACAGTGGGGCCGAGGTTAGACCATGAAAAAGCCAAG TCCTTAATGGATCAGTACTTTGCCCGTATGTGCGCCTTGAAGTCTAGTAAGGATTTGCCAGCGAGGATTCGTTTCCTGCTGCAA GATACTGTGGAGTTGCGAGAAAACCGTTGGGTTCCTCGCAAAGCTTTCAATGACAATGGACCAAAGACTATCAATCAAATCCGCCAAGATGCAGTAAAA GATCTAGGGGTATTTATTCCTGCTCCTATGTCTCAAGGAATGCGGTCGGACTTCTTTTTGGAGGGACCGTTCATGCCACCAAGAATGAAGCTTGACAGGGACCCACTAGGAGGACTTGCTGACATGTTCCGGCAAATGCCAG GTAGTGGGATTGGTACTGGTCCAGGGGTCATACAGGATAGATTTTCCCCCACCATGGGACGTCATCGTTCAAATCAGCTCTTCAACGGCCATGGAGGGCACATCATACCTCCAGTGCAGTCTCAATTTGAAATTGGAGGCAAACCATTTATGAAAAGCCAG GGGCAAAGCCAACTTTACCAGAGTCAAGGAATTTTATCGCAGCAAGGACAGTCTAAAGACATGCCCCCTCGATTTATTAAAAAGGGGCAGCTTAATGCAGATGAG ATCAGCCTGAGGCCTGCTCAGTCTTTCCTAATGAATAAAAACCAAGTGCCAAAGCTTCAGCCTCCAATGACTATGATACCCCCTCGCACTCAAACACCACCCATGGGGCAG ACTCCTCAGCTTGGCCTAAAAACCAACCCACCACCCATTCAGGAGAAGCCACCAAAAAGTGTTAAGAAGCCTCCACCCTCGAAAGAAGAACTGATTAAACTTACT GAAGCTTTTGTGACTGAATACTTGAATAATGGAAATGCGGCTGAGGCTATAAATAGTGTGAAAGAAATGCGTGCTCCCAAACACTTTATTTCCGAAATGATTAGCAAGATAGTCCTTCAGTCCTTGGACCGGTCAGATGACGATAAGGAGAGGGCAAGTTCTCTGATAGGTATTCTGCGCCAGGAGGGCTTTGCAACTAGTGACAATTTCATGCAG GCTTTCCTAAATGTGCTGGACCAGTGCCCCAAGTTAGAGGTTGATATACCTCTTGTGAAGTCATACCTGGCACAGTTTGCAGCCCGTGCCATAATCGCTGACCTGGTGAGCATTTCTGAGCTGGCTCAGCCCCTTGAGAACGGTACCCACTTCCCGCTCTTCCTGCTCTGCCTTCAGCAATTGGCCAAGCTTAAAGACCGTGAATGGCTGACAGAGATATTCCAGCAAAGCAAGGTTAACATGCAGAAAATGTTACCAG AAATCGATCAGAATAAAGACCGGATGCTGGAGATCTTGGAAGGAAAAGGACTCAGCTTCTTGTTTCCACTTATGAAATTGGAAAAGGAATTGCTGAAACAAATAGAAATGGATCCATCTCCGCAAGCGATATACAAGTGGATTAAGGATAACATCTCTCCTAAACTTCATGTAGATAAAggatttgtgaatattttgatgaCCAG CTTTTTACAGTATATTTCTAATGAGGTATGTCCATCAGAAGACCCTGATCTGTCTGCTCCTTCCAAAGAGCAGTTGGAGCAGGAGAAGCAGTTGCTGCTTTCCTTCAAGCCAGTAATGCAGAAGTTCCTTCATGACCATGTCGATCTGCAAGTTAGCGGCCTCTATGCACTACAGGTTCACTGCTACAGTAAAAGCTTTCCTAAAG GCATGTTACTGCGCTTCTTTGTCCATTTTTACGATATGGAGATCATTGAGGAAGAAGCCTTCTTGGCCTGGAAGGAAGATATTACTCAAGAGTTTCCTGGGAAAGGAAAAGCTCTATTCcag GTGAACCAGTGGCTGACCTGGCTGGAGACTGCAGAAGAGGAAGAGTCTGAGGAGGAAGCAGACTAA